DNA from Macrobrachium rosenbergii isolate ZJJX-2024 chromosome 21, ASM4041242v1, whole genome shotgun sequence:
CACAGGTCTATTCCTCCTTTCGTTGTTCGTCTTAGGTCGGCAGTCGAAATATTGCATCTGCTTTGTTATGCGAGCCTGTTTTCTCAGGTAATTGATGAGAGCAGGAAGTTTGTACTTGTGTCATCACCCTTGGTGATCCACCTAATCTTTACTGGATGAGGAAGCTTGTCGATTATCTTCCAATGGTCTCATGGAGCTCTAGGCAGATGTAGTCAGATCCAAGGGCTGCCTTAACCTTACTCAGGTAAGACGCGTAGTCTTCTAGGCCTTGACTGTCTGTAGGAGAAATCTCTTTCCAAGCAAACAGCCTCTTTAGATAGGCCTCAGTCAGGTCATCATCGTCTTCATATTTATGGCAAAGAAGCCTCCACGCTTCTTCATATCCTTCTGACGGAGGCATGTGGAGACACATTTCTATCAGATTCTTGGGTGGTCCTCTCAAAGAATTATGGAGGTGGGTAAGTCTTCTAGCAGGATCATCAGAGTTACTCTCCACCACCCATAAGAAGGCATTGCGGAACATCGAGAACTTGGTCATGTCTCCATCAAATACTTCTAGGTTAATAGGTGGTAGGAGAGCACGTCGGCTAAGCTCTTGTTGACTAGCCAATGTTAAGTCTAAAGCCTTGAGGATAGAATCATACGTGGAGACGTCGGGCGATGGGCACTTCGGCACGAATAAAGTTGAGTTGGGGTTGAGCGGAGCGTCTATCAGCGTGGAATAAAACTGAGTTTCTGTCTCAGGTGCGGGCTGATGGGCAGGAATGGACGTTTTGGGACGAACACTCATGAATTCATACCCAGGAAATTGATTAATTGTGCCATCTGCAATGCATGAATTGACCTCATTCCTCCATTCAACAATCTTCTGTCTAGGTGGTGATGCGGAAGCGCTTGATCTTCTAGGACCACCCGATGCTCTAGAACCTCCAGCTTCAGATCTCGTTTCGTACTCAATACTTAGTTCTAATTTAGTCTTTGCAGCTAAAGCTTTTTCTTcggttctttttctatttcttatttcttcaagttTAATTTCTTCCAATCTTTTCTTAGCATCAATTTCTTCTTGTTCATATCTAGCTTCAATTTCAGTCCTCTCTAATTCGGCCTGAGCTTCTAGCATCCTGACTCGCAACTCAGTCATGTTGCTCTTCACAGAATGTTTCGAAGACACAGAATGCCGTGAAGATGGCATTGTGGATATTATCAGtcaaaaaaatgtcttcatttacCTCAGAGCTGGTCCTCTCCTTGGTGGGTTAATATCACAAGCCACAGCGTCGGCTGTCCTTCACAAGTCCTCGTAGATGGAATTACAATTGAACTGTAAAAAGTGCTTTTGAGTGTTGGGTGAAAGGAACAGACGCTTTTCTTGAAATGATGTATTTAATAAATCCTCAATCATGTTGCAGGTTAAATCCTTGCCCCCTTGCAACTTGCTGTATCAGCAACTAGCGAAACTAGGCTTGGTGCAAGACAAAGAAACGAAACTTTTTGCGTAAATTCCGCATgtgcacagtcaaggagttccacacagtgagtatttttattttatgttaggataggaagcaaagttgtgactgaaaatagaaatagggaaaCGTTAGGCAAGTGCATGCAATCCACtcatcgagaagagagagttagtatccgttacacaagttttgataaCCCTGCATGAGGACTTGCACGTTTTCATATAGGCAAAGTAGGGAATTAtgaagcattaaaaataaaaaaaggaaatagtgcgtgtatttcctccttgtgttatccagacaatttgtcgtcTTGGAATAGCTAGAAACATGTTCTAGATCCCACGTGGGTCAATCAGCAAATTTCCCTATCGCTGGAATtcagagtttaatctctctctctctctctctctctctctctctctctctctctctctctctctctctctctctctctctctctctcgtagaggttaggaatccGTTAGGCAAACACTGTAGAGTAAAATATCAGAAAACGTAAAGTTTGTTTGCTTcgtattttatttgtaaacattccTCTGTACATCACTGCGCATAAtaaattctctttcatttaaaagCGTTTCCATTTAATAATCGcctgctatttcattcataagcgtaAGGAACcctgtttttctctttgttaatttGTGGTTATCTTTCGTTTTGCTGAAAAACTCTGCTGTGACAACATGGTCTTCAAGTCGTTCCCAGGGAAATTTTGGGTAAACCTAAGAAAAGCTTTTTCTTCTAAACAAACTGTAAGCGGATTAATCTGTTTGTATAAGCAGGGTCAGTCTCTGGAAAATTTCCAGTCTGGTCATCGCCCTTTGGCCAGGCAACCTTGAGCTGTCAGCTGCGCAAAACCTTTTTAGGGCACGTGCTAGGAGGCAAATTTGTATGTTCGTGAATTAGGCAAACAGCACCTGTGCATAATAGAATTGAGTTTTGTGCTTATAATGGGACTGGAGGAAAAGGTTCTTATTAGGGCTGGCAAGATACGCGCATTTATCAGtttaacttgcaaataatataattttaacttatctgGCTCTTGACGATGAACTTACCACttctataaaaacaaatagaagtgtacttctaaaaacAGCTGGCTTTCTAACCCACCAATTTGTATCAATACGTAAACCTTAACACCCCCGGCCGGCCCCGCCCCCCCGCCCGCGCCAGTTGTCAGtgcctctccatttttttttttttttgaggtttatgctacatcctttctttttattttttttcagtttattttgttttatttattttgttggggttattattctaagTGTCACAACGCTCACTGAGTTCTCGAACTTAACCTGTATCGCGACTCCCCTAAAAaggaattgttttttcttatcacaagaaaacccAAATTATCGGGAACGGGCAAACGCTCCCTGAACCAAGCCTTAAGGTccattcacacattcacgtatcagcccacgcatgttcacgcatgaATGGAAACTGGTAGTTGGCAACAGCTTACGTAAGTACTACGAAAAAGTTCCCTAATGCGTATTTAAGATAGCGGACATGCAGAGCAGAGTTGGGAGGTCGATACGCACCATCCCAGCATGCGTGGGGAGCCACGTATGTTTCAATATGTTCAAAAGATACGTGTCTGCTCACGTCATCAGTCATTTTGCGTGGTTCCACACGCACCGCGTGGTGCATCCGTAGCGTGGTCTGCATTCCTGCGGGACAATGACGTGTGGTCCCACGCTGCTTTCCCGTTCCCGCCAAGCACCGTGTGGGTCCCCACGAGGTTTGGGAGTAGACGTGGCAACAGCGCCTCTCCCGCAGGACCTGAGACGATGAGGCAGCGCTGTGTCGGGTGTATAAAACAGCTTGCGGCGCAGATGCGGCTTCAGTTCCTCTCCCGGACAGGCAGCAGCAACACTGTTTCTCACCCCTCCAGTGCCTTCGTCAGCAGACAGTTGAAGAAAATGCCGAAAGTAAACAGCAACAGACAGCGGAAGGGGCTTACAAGCCTCCAACATCCCGGTCAGGAGCGGAGACGGCCTCTACAAGGCGGCCACCTGCTGCACCCACCCCCGCAGACACCATGGAGGAGGATGTGGTCATAAACCTTGAAGAGGCTGACAAGTTGGAGGACATGGCCTGTGACCATAGCCTCTTCAACGACGAGGACGTCGGCCTGGATGACGTAGACTCCACCAATGATGACGGGAACGACGAAGCTGCTGACGGCACCACCCCTGGAAAAGCGTGTCGCAAGAAGAACCCCTCTGTCATCCTCTCAGACGAAAATGAGAGGATGGTAGGGGAGTGGTTGGAGCAGGAGGCAGAATTCATATACAACATGGGCATGACGGCATACAAGGACAAGGCCAGGGTGTGCAGGGCATTTGAGGAGAAGGGAAGGTCACTGGATCCTCCTGTGTCGCCCTGAACTCCGGGACCTGGTTCACCTCCCTCAGGACCCGCTTTGGACGCCTCTGAGCCGAAAAAAAAGTGGTCAGGGGCCAGCAGACGACTGACGGACTGTGAGAAGTGGATACTGAACATCTTCCACTCCCTCAAGCCCCACATCATCCGCCAAAAGAAGcccaaggtgttgggacttccgatggtatgtcttattttattgtttcattgtttagtaaatcagtgactgaaactttattgcacagtttatttaattaatgaaactaCAACATtgtcattcacagtacatttacATTCTCTCATACATGTTCCATCTCTTTACAGTCTGCGTCTGCTGCAGCTGCTTGCAGCAACCCTCCTGGCCATGGTCCTGCCCTTGCTGTTCCTGCCCTTTGTGATCCTGCTGACAGTGCCACTCCATTCCCCTGCTCGTCCGATGACCGGTCCTTCACATTGATGATCCTGCACCACCAAGGAAGTCACGGAAGGAGGACAAGGCTGCAAGTGGGGTCCTGGAAGTGTTGCTGCAACAAGCAGAGTCAGATCGGGAAAGGCTACAGGGGGTCATAAGACCTCTGGGTGACCCCAAGATGACGTACTGGCGGAACGCCCTGGAGGAGCTCGCCCCCGACTGTGTGGATGTGGGGCCTGAGCTGAGGATGGCACTGAAGGTGGAGTTCATCTCCGCCATACAGCGCTTTGTGAGTGCTACCAAAGAGGGCATCACGAGGCTGCCACGTCATCTGATACCCTACACCAGGGATGTCCAACCTGCGCGGCCCACACAATGTTTGGATGCGGCCCACTATCgactcattaaaaaattttttttttttagcaaatttatcAAGTAGTGAGCAGAAGAGTCTTCATGtaatttaatcaaaatactttatatttaataaataaaataattaacataaataatttaaaaacaatataattaagatgaaatttaCGACTGAGCATGCATACTAAGTTTATAATATTGTCAATTTTTAGTTCTGTGATTAGGCTTAGCTAGGACTGCGGACGtagattatttaaaaatctaaattcgattattttcacttcatttacatttttaaaattgtcatttagattatagattatttttGAGGCTTTCTTAGATTAGTTTTTACTATATTGACATAACATTAAATTATGATTGCCTTGTAGCCTACATAGAGACACACAAGTTATCATAAGTATCGTGACAACACCATGTGTTTCATGAACGTAAAATCATCTTGTATAAAACTCGTTCTGTTTTGTTCCTAGTTGTTCAATTCTCGTCTAGTCTGCATGACTACCGCCAGTGCAGGGTTGCCAATCCTGGTACTAATGTACCAGTTTTGGTACTTTTAGGTGTAGTAAGCACATTTGGTACGACTTTCACGAAAATGCAGAATTTCTCGTACTATTCAAAAACCCCGTAGAATTTTAAGGAGTGGATTTACTAACGCTATGGGTACATCACAGCGTATGGTTTACTTAGCATTACAGGAATACAGACCCGGGGAGGAGGGAacgtgtacatgtacatgtacagaaCATGGATTTGTAGGATGTACAAcgagggagagaaagatgaaCCGTCTCGTCTAAAAGTAGATTGGCAACCCGGTGCGCCACTGTTAGATGAGAATCGTTTTAATGTGTGGGTTCGTGTGCAGCTTTAtagctttattatttattactcttGTGCATGGGCGTAACTCGGGGGGGCGGGAGACATGTCCCCCCCCCAGAGTTTGAAGTGAGGGGAACACAGTATACACTGGTCCCCAAAATATAATACACACTATGGATAAATATCACTCTCCTACGAAGACAGAGGAATTTTAAATCCATGGTTACTTTTACAGAATGAACttgatatgtgattttttttactttcttttatgagatgaaattcatgcagtgaatttatatataagacattGTATTTCAATTCTATGACaagatattatgaaatttatttttttttatttctgttaactgCATGTCAAATTTTGTGTTTCCCAAAAAACtataatatctggaaaaaaggaGTTcagatttctacattttttcttggAGGGGGGTGTCAGTGCCCAAACTCCCCCCTAACGCTGCCCACCTGTGTCCCAAACTTTTTGGAGCTAGTTACGCCCCTGCgcctgtgtgtatttatttgtgctTAACCTTAACTGACGACCGCGAAGCCGGAAGTAGGTACCTATATGTTTTCagtcatgtctgtctgtctgtctttctatgtgtgtgtgtgtgtgtgtgagtgtgtgtttgcgtcTGTTCGGGCTCTCACGTTTGTATGCCTCGATATAGGAAGTTCATTTTTTAGTATGTAGATACATCTGTATAATATCTCAGCTATGTTCGTTGGTCAAGGTCATCGGACCAAAATCAAGGTCACAGCAATAAGGTCATTGTGATCCCATGCATTTTGAAAATCTATTTGGTTAATAGCTTTTTCACAATAAGAGCTAGCTCAAATCTGGCAACACTTTCCATGTCGGTAATCAAATTTCCTACAACTTTAACGCCTGCACTTTTTTCGATTTGAAGCACGGTTTGGGCCCgaagtactttgaaaaacttttgaTGGCTGTTGTAACTGTATGGTGGGTCGTATAGTATCTTTTATAGAGAACAAATCTGTAGAAATCTTAATTTTATGACACTTTACCCTCTTGAAAATTTTTTGATTTGACGCACCCGTTTgcacataaaattattttaatttttagacgTGGCTAGCGGTCGTCATGCCTTCAGTGAAGGCCATCTtgttaaaactaaattaacattattggattaattattatattaattaattaaattaatggattttaaattttctttgttgttgaaataaatacattttcagtaaactaCGGATCAGTATACCTATTaatgattaatttcttttcagagaactataatcttaaatattgaaaaattttatattcatatggcCATGGAATCTATtactaaaaaaaggaagatagcagaagaaaagaggaaatttaatatcaatggacggaaaaatattttgtgtccgaGTTATTTGGCAATATAATATGTCTTATATGTAATGATAAGATTAGCGTATGCAAGGAATACAATATCAAACGTCATTATGCTTCGAAACATGAGTCAGAATATGAGACGtttaatgaagaaagaagaaaaacgaaaattggAAGAATTGACAAAGGCAATTAGGTCACAACAAGCTAGTCTTCAAAAACATGTTGTTAAAACTGGAACATGTACAAAAGTTAGTTACCTTATAGCTGAGAAATTAGCTAAGAAAGGAAAACCACTTGTTGATGgagaattaataaaagaatgcattgttattgcttttaatgaGTACTGTCCAAACAAGGTGAATTTAGTAAAGGAAACATGTCTATCACATCAGACAATTGGTAGAAGAATTGATGACTTGGGTGATAGTATTGAAGGAACACTGAAGGACAAATTATCTGCATGCGTTCTTTACAGTTTAGCGTTGGATGAAAGTACTGACCAAAGTGATACTGCAcaattagttattttcattagaggaattgatataaatttcaatattattgaaGAAATGTTGGACTTGTGTCACATAAAGGGCACAACAACAGGCAGGACATATATGAGTTTGTTAATTTGTCATTAGATAAATTCAATATTGATaggaaaacatttattcaattacAACTGATGGTGCTCCTGCCTGACTGGTAAACACAatggttttattactttattcaaagAGTCTGTTGATCATGAGATTCTCAGTTACCATTGCTTGATACATCAACAACAATTATGTGCTCAAAAgctaaatatgaaacatttgatGACTGATCTTGTCAAGGCTGTTAACTTCATCAGATCACGGGTTTTAAATCATCGCGAATTTAAAGCATTCTTGGACGAAGTTGGCAGTGAATATGAAGACGTagtatatttctcaaaagttagatggcTCAGTAAAGCAGCAACCTTAAAAAGATCTCAGTTATTGTTGCCTGAAATAAAAGTGTTCttggaagaaaagaagcaaaatgtggattttttagaaaatgaagaatggttgaatgatttatctttctttgtagACATCACCGAAGTATTAGCTGAActtaatttgcatttacaaggaaAGGACCAGTTATGTTCCTCAATGTTTGAGCGGATAACTAGTTTcacaaaaagaaattggaacttTTTATAGCACAGCTAAAAGCTGGTAAATTGTACACTTTCGTAGtctatctgaaagagagaaaagttttctgtaaactatgaaaaatatactaaattatgtGAAGATTTGCGTGGAGAGTTTACAATTAGATTTTCTGACTTTAGAAAGATTGAAATTGagttaaaattgtttaatgatccattttcatttgaatatgatAAAGCACCAGTGGAGTACCAACTTGAACTGATTGAGCTGCAAAGTCAGGAAGGTTTAAAAACTTTCCATAGGGAGAAcacacttcctttattttataaaaattgcaTTCTCTCAAAAATGAATTCAATCAAATTCTAAATTTATCCAGAAAATTATTATGCATGTGGGGAAGTACATACTCTTGCGAGCAGTTTTTTCAagcatgaaaaacattaaaactgcagAAAGAAATAGGTTGACTGACAGACACCTAGCAAACATTCTTAGAATTAAGAATGCATCCTTCGAtgcaaatattgaaaacattatggCTGGAAGACAGAGTCAAAAGTCTCATTGAATTAATATTGGTTaatataattaaatgttttttttatgtatagctacatataaacattacaatatttacaatgttgtaataatgtaaataaactgtattcacatggttttgttttatattgtaatttttcaattaaattgtATTAAGATATTCTGGTAGTTTTGCGGCCcagttaaatatttaagtttgCAATGCGGCCCATTGAATTAAAAGGTTGGACATCCCTGCCCTACACCCAAGCAGAAGCCCTCTGGGATGCTCCGCCTGCGGCCCCAGCTCCCCTTCCTGCTATGACGGCTGCTACATATGTGCCACTTGCTACACATAGTGGTGCCATGGCACAGCCTCTCAACCTCACGGCGCAACAGGTGGCGATGCTGCACGCGCAGATGTCTGCACCTGCAGTGACGTCCACACCCAGGGACCTCAACGTGTCTTTGCCAACGAGAAGTTTCCTGGAGAGCCTCTAGTTtaaggcaacatttttttttatacatatttggtGAATGTGTCaatgtgtattataaaaaaatgtatatattttgtattattgtatgtttccatgtaaatatttcagtattagtataagcaataaacataattgaaaaataacttttattcaatgaactaaaaaccatcaaagtaacaaaatgaagtaataataatcacacaattaagacatatgcaaacaactatatagttgaaaattaacttatataaacaaatatctatttttttgtattattgtatgtttcaatctatatatcagcactagtataaacaataaacatataattgaaaagtaacttctattcaatgaactaaaaaccatgaAAGTAAcgaaatgaagtaagaataacaacaaaaataagaagtaagtgaaggtatattatattaaaataaaataggtgGCCAAGTCCGTGCGTGAATCTGAAACCACGTCCTacgagatgaaatataaaaatccgTTCCCTGTGAACAAATCACGTCATACGAGGCGAACCAAAAACCCCAACATTCACGCAATAACCAGCCGAGTCCATgtgtgaaatagaatacaatttacatctttcgagacatattaaaattcgctcatcaagaacaaactgagtcttattcagacatattaaaattccttCATCAAGAACGcaccaagtcttattcagacattaaaattcgttcatcaagaacacaccaagtcttattcagacatattaatatttgttcatcaagaacaaactaagttttattcagacatattaaaattctttcatcatgaacaaacttggttttttttagaccccctgaaatttgagtcttttcatgCCCATGgattttctaaagggtcacacccatataagcgttatctcaagatgtctacgacactcagaacccaacaaaatgaggacatcaagttctatatgtccactggaaaggacatgggactgtcaggacaagccctgagggactgggttcaagagaaagtagatgatgccaaggcggaaagagagacagaacagcaggagaggaagaaagaaagtaaggcaaagaaggaagagcaagataggctagataaactcgcaaaggaagaacaggagagaaaggagaagaaggaacagcAAGATAGGCTAAGCagacttgcaagggaagaacaagaaagaaaggataggctcgaaagggaaaggaaaagcaGCGGGCTCATGAGCTACAGATGGCGCAAATTGGCACTTCAACCTCCTTTCCAGCCCCTGGTGCATCCtccctcactcaggctcataccttTTTGCCCAAGTGGACTGAGGCTGAGCCTGAGGTCTGGCTCGATCGGGCAGAAAGGGTCCCTAGCACCTACCCACTTGCTCCCGTCGAAGTCTCCCtgctcttgggaaaattcctcggaggaaagggtctaattgctttcaacacCCTTCCTGAGGCGGACCAAGGGAAAGGGGTGGAAGTGCACCAGGCAATCACAAAGGCTTATGAGATCACCCCCCAACACTGGAGACAatgctggagaggccagataaaagaagcaagacagacctggtctgactgggtaTATCAGTTAGATAGGCCCTCTCTAAATAGCTAGAGTCCCTGGGAGTATCCACCACTGAGGACATCCTCGAGCGGTTCaagatggaaaatgttttgcattaCACCACTTCTGCCCTAGCCACCCATGTATGCGAAAAAGCGCCCATCACGCCCATGCAAGTTCATTGGGATgtaaaatatgccctccttctttcactTCCGGCACCCCTCCGCCCAAAAATGGGCACTCGCAGAAATCCGTTgtgtgtgggttctgcaagaaagctggGCATTCCACTGAGCAGTGCTGAAACAAACCCTCGCCTGggaatccaccaactaacaagcctgcaccctccacCAGGGCAGTGCCATGAAGGGATTATAGCCAAAGCTATTGCATGGCTTGCAGactttatggccactctcccaaATGGGTAAAATGcctaaataataaatcaagtactccctccattgccttggcagttacaaagCCCAAGTCCTTAGACCCTCCAGCCAAGGGTctcatatatgtggcacctcctcgaggtagctaccccgctgccaggtcaaggcatttgatgactctggcgagcaaatttccctcataagaaaagacaaaattccctatggagctaccattaaccgacgtaaactcgtcacaattgagggtatcaatcaatttaaaatgatattccATACtgttcaattgagagtcacaagacgtcatagatccaaaatttgcaaccttgcagtagcaagctatattcctggaggttatgacattttcctgggacaggacttccagtccccatcaaAGTTACtgaaatccaggggtccaaattccccaaatcattcattagagACGAGCAAGCCTCAAACGCCTACACTCattacactgccagtgccacctgagtacggtCTGCAGTGGCCTCCTCCATCACGATTGGTTCCAGATCCCATtgcagtgcccggccctgccccattgccagtgccagggccccaaatagatctccctccatgAGATCACAAActcgattcacaatctctgccagtgccacttacgtgcactgagcagtgccaagctccatccgtcccgaacgacgagcaaattccaaatcaaatactaGTGCCTGACCCGCAAGTGCCAGAGCACTCCcttgatctccattcaagagatcccaatcaggatcccctctcttctcccgacCTGGCTccactaccagcgtcggtaagagagacggatccttccgaTCACAGCAGAAGCTCAACCGAAgatgcggcctcgcaacccatgcctgagctggtcacggTAACCTGGAAGCCTATCACGCCCACcatgacctcttcctctctttcctggtcTGCAGCGGACACGACCATGGGTAAGGATTCTGAAGTGTCGCAAGTGGCCAATGTACTCATGGAATTACAGCAACTTGGGGAAGAAACGGgaatgaatgcccctgcttcggcggccaaagaagccgacacaggtggcactccaatgtctTCTTCGGACTCGGTTCGACTG
Protein-coding regions in this window:
- the LOC136849543 gene encoding general transcription factor II-I repeat domain-containing protein 2B-like; this encodes MTYWRNALEELAPDCVDVGPELRMALKVEFISAIQRFVNLVKETCLSHQTIGRRIDDLGDSIEGTLKDKLSACVLYSLALDESTDQSDTAQLVIFIRGIDINFNIIEEMLDLCHIKGTTTESVDHEILSYHCLIHQQQLCAQKLNMKHLMTDLVKAVNFIRSRVLNHREFKAFLDEVGSEYEDVVYFSKVRWLSKAATLKRSQLLLPEIKVFLEEKKQNVDFLENEEWLNDLSFFVDITEVLAELNLHLQGKDQLCSSMFERITSFTKRNWNFL